The DNA sequence aataatttcatgTTTATGACTGTCATTCTGTATCTCAACTTAGATAACCCTTGATTATAAGGTGTCTGATTTCTTGAAAAACTCTTTGTGGCCAGCATGCAATCCCTTTGTCTCAGCAGCTGGAGTATTTCAAGGAATACCAGACTAAGCTAGCAACGGTGGCTGGTAGTAAGAAAGCAGCATCCATCATCAAggatgctatatatatattgagtgcAGGTAGTGGCGACTTTCTCCAGAATTATTACGTCAATCCTTTAGTCAACAAAGCCTATACTCCAGACCAGTATGGCACGATTCTTGTTGGTGCATTCTCAAACTTTGTGAAGGTACATCAGTGTTGTTACTAAAATTTCTAGTTCTGCAAAATACGCTAGAGAAATCAACTGCAGATATTTGCttcaaattatattagtttcCAAATGCTGAATAAAATATCTGACTGCTCTGATTAAAAACAGAACCTGTACGGCCTGGGAGCCAGGAAACTTGGGGTGACTTCACTCCCTCCATTGGGTTGCGTTCCTCTAGCAATCACGTTATTGGGAAATCATGAGAATGGGTGCGTCTCCAGGATCAATTCTGACGCCCAAGGATTCAATAAGAAGATCAACTCAGCTGCAGCAAATCTCCAAAAGAAATATCCCGGTCTAACAATTGTTATCTTTGACATTTATACACCTTTCTATGATCTTCTTAAATCCCCATCAAAACATGGTAAGGATCATGTTTTTCCAACCGATTAGGGAGCCTCTGGATGGTGAATAAATAGTAATCATCTTTATCTCTTATGTTTTTGCAGGTTTTCTGGAAGCAAGGAGAGGTTGCTGTGGTACAGGAACAGTAGAGACAACATCACTGTTGTGCAATCCAAAATCACCGGGAACTTGTTCTAATGCGACTCAGTATGTGTTTTGGGACAGCGTCCATCCATCTGAGGCTGCTAATCAGGTTCTTGCAGACGCACTGATTGTTCAAGGCATCGCCCTCATTGGATGAcgatattatatgttttttttttcctctgtaaAATGTCTAAGATCGTGCTCTGCTCTTCAATTAACATCGTGGGATGCTgcaaaagttgtaataataattatgtagCTGAGGATATTTGTTCTCAGTAAATATATGACGCATTCTATTTGTAATCTCAAGAATTCCCTGAAAATCAAATGGTCCGGAATTATAGTTTTTGTACTTCTCTCGTCTAAAGATAGATGATTTTCCGTATGAACTGTAGCTGGAGTTGATTAAATAGTTGACTCTTCTAGATGGAGTATGCTATGCGACTCGGAAATGGTACGTAATGGTGACTAAAAATATCAGTTCTCTTGAAGAGGGAATACAAGGCATACATGTTACCCTGCTGTCTTTGCCTTGTTGGGGACCTGTGATTTCATGAGCCAAGTAAGAATTAATTCAAAAACAGATAGAATTGTTGTACCAAGAATCTTGTAACAGAATAAAGCAAATCCCTTGCGCATGTGAAGAAGTGGTCATTGCAACTGTGTCGCAAAGAGGATATCTGCCTGCCAACATTAGTACCAAAATATTGGCACGGGACATGGCTTAAATAAAGAGAGGGCAGGTTGGTTAAGTGGGAAAGGAAAGGATTGACAGTTCTTGGTGAAAATGGAGCGAAGTATGCCCATTTTACTAAACACTTCGTCGAGGTCGGCCCTGTTGACTAGCGGGTGCAGGTCACCCACGGTAGAGTGAGGCCCGAAAGATCACAAGTGGTTGTAAAGCTTATGGTTGAACACACAGATCCAGTGCCGGCCCACCATTTTAAGATAGACACACATAAAATGGAaacttcagagagagagagagagagagagagagggggggtgTAAGAATTTAGGGGTGAGATTTTCCTTACTTGCGTTACGAATTATGAACATGACAACGTGTTCATTTTGGTGGTACTCCTACAACTGTATTGTCGTGACGGGCAGGTCCCGATTGGATTGATTCACGAGGTGATGCCGTTCtagcaccaccaccaccaacagTTACTTGCTCAGACTGatcattctttttttgtttttttttaaacaaactttGCGTTGAAATTAAAAGAGAATTAATGTTGAGGGCTGGAGACCTGATAAAATTCTTTTACAAAAATTGCAGTGcacataacaaaaaataaaataaaacggaTAATGAGACCAATAAATTGAACTGAAAGATTCTGAGTGGTTTTCAACTGAAAGATTTTGATACATTTTGCATGGCATCGGTGGTGTTATTTCACTATTGCTTTGATTTGTACATTGAAAATGCTGGCACCTACTGATAGCATATGTCAGAAGGAGCAAGCAGATGCTGATCTACGACGAATCCTAGGTTTTTCACCATAAGAGTCCTTTAGAACTTCCGCATATTTTACCAACTCAGATTTCTCAGGGGTATCATAGTCTCCAACAAGTTTTCTAATTGCTAAATCAGCACCATCCCTACCTAAAACAGATCTCTTGTACCCATAATCACTATGTGTCTGGACGCCATCTGTCTCCTTGATATGTTCTTCTTTTGGACTTCTGAATCTGGAGAGATCCAGAGAAGTACTAGATGAACCCTGTGAGGTAGAAAATCTATTGCTGTATCCATCATTTCCACCATGCATTCCTGTCGAAATGCCTGAACTGCACCTTAGAGAATCAACTTCTTCTAAATATCCAACCTTCTCTGCTGATAAAACCCGATTGTCATCACTGTCTTTCCCACGAATAATCTTCATGATATTGCTAAAAAATTTGGTCTTGTTGGAGCTGTTGGCTCTGGCTGCAGATGCATTATCTACAGAAGAATCATCAAGCTCTCCAGAGTCTGTAAGAACTGAAGCTTGGGATGATGACCATTGCTCGTAATAAAGTTCCATCCCTTCAGTATTTGCATACTCAAGTATCAACTGCTTTGCTTTATCCTCAGATTTGGGGCTTAATGTTTTGCTCAGGTCCCTTGCCACTGTTTTACCATCAGGAGGCTGATAATTTCGCAGCTCATATCGTAAGCAAGCATTTATCCACTTCAAGTAGACCAATTCTTCAGCATCAGAACATCGATCAGCTTGGAGTCTCTCAATGTCCTTTTCCAGATCTTCATTTTTATGTCTTAGATGCTCCCTCTCCAGCCTCAATGCTTCTGCCTgcatcaaaatacaaaataaaatgcatttaagaaagaataataaaaattaccaaaagaaaaaatatatactggTAATGGATTATAACCTCCGGATCTTCCAAAACAGAATTTGCAAGGATTTGTGTAGATTCCAACCTCCGACTCAATTCAGTATTTTCTATCTGCAACCTCATATTAGACTTTCTCAACTCTTCAGCCTCAACCTCTAGATCTCTCAGCCTTTGCAGGTTTAATTGAATATTTGGATCACCTGGAGCAACCTTGTATTCCTGGTCTTTCAACTTTGCAACTCTCTGCTGAAGAGCTAAGATTTGTTGCTTGTTCTGTTCAGCTTCAGACCTAAGCTTCTTCTTGAGCAGTTTAATTTTTGCTCTGCCAGCCTCAAGCTCAGCCACCACTTTAGCACGATCACCCACTTGTGCCTCTAGTCTCCGGTTATCTGCCTGTAAGGACTCAATCTTAAGAGTGAAAAGCTTAGCCTCCATATTGTTTATCTTCAATCGATTTTGGAGCTCCATGACAGCAGTTTCTTGCTCTTTCAGACCATAATACTCGAGCAATTGGACCTCAAgattcctctccctctccctaaGTATTCTGACCATGTTTCTCAGGTACCTGATCTCTTGCTCATATTCATCCTTATCAGCACTTCTAAAGGCTTTTGGAGTTTCCATATTTGACCTGGATTTTTCATCACCTTTGTTTGAAGAGAAACCATCATTTGCAGCAGTGAAGTCAAATTCCTTCACAAGATCATTAAACTCTGGCAAGAGGAACCCATCTTTATCTACACTACCTTTACTGCTGGGAGAGACGCCAACCATGGAATCAAGACTGACCTTCGGCATGTATGTCTCTTCCTgataaagagagagaatttcACTTCAGCAACATATAATCAGTAATTTGTTTGGTTCTCATAATACTCTTACCATTGGGACCATGCAATCTCTCTGTCATTACAAGGAAATCAAAGGAACAGGAATTAACAGAAAAGTGCAAAAAGAAATTTACGTTTTTGTCAGCGTAGAATCACAAGTTCTTTTACCTTCTCATCCAGAATGCAGGCAAACCATATTTTCCCTCAACTTATATGATTTGGTTAATCTACACTCCATTCCATGAATAAACGGtagaatattttctttcaaacgatagaatggaaagagagagaaaatagattTACAATTCTGCACCTTCCATTCTTGCAGACACAAAAAATATGCTTCAATTGGCAGtattataataatactattatttcACAAAGCATTTTGAGACAAACATTTCGTTTGTTACATGTGAGAAAAGAGGGCTtcatcaacaaccaaacagagcTACGTCATCGAcacaaatccaaaaatatcacagatataaaaataaccaataaaatcaatattcaatCCGCTGAAAGTAATAGTTTTCACTGTTAGAAAAGTTTGGACTGCGTTCGAATGGGATTTATGTCCAGCAATACTTACATATCTTTCAGCTgcaacaaaaacaatattactGGGACTGGATGATGCCTTAACGGCATCAAGTTCATCTTTATGCCCAGCTCTTTCACCTTGGAAATTAAATTCACTGCCATGATCTGGTGATACGCATGATATCATAGAAAACGTTGACTTGAAATTAGAGCCAGCTAAATATTACGATGAAGAAGAATTTATacgaaagagaaaaataaaaggcacaAACCCAAAGAACGTGGCGCGGGGGGAGGGGAGGGTTTGATCCTTTTGTTTCTGTCTCTGAGGCGAGAGTAGAGAAATCCAGCAAAAGAGAGAGCTAAAGCCAGGccaaattgaaataaaagaggCTTTAtatccctcttctctctcaccATCGTAATTCAAAAAGCCGCTACTTGTGTTTAAAATCCATGAACTCGTaggccttcttcttcttcatcctccatCTATGccgaaaagaaaatcataactTCTGTGGTTAATCCACATACCAAAGTATAAGAAAATCCGGGTGACCCATAtaaagattaaaccataaacgaataagaaaaaccaaatttatttccaaaaacCGATTGGGCCATAAAGGATCacgaaaacaaagaaaaccaatcgattctaagaaaaataaagatgattcATACCCAGAGACAAGAAAAACTGTATCAACCCGTTTCAGCTTGAGCTGATTCTAGTTAGATAGAGGGGACTTACCATTAAAGCGACCGTTCTCAAACGCATTGAATCAGTTTGGATGAACAGATTCCAGAACGTTTTGACGTTGTCTCTGGTTTCTGTTTCTACTACGTTCTTTCCTCTCATAGGCTGATCAAACAGTGGGACGGGGATGGGTACTGACACTATATAAATTATAGTCTCTATTACAATAGTAACAACAAACACCGGCCACTGATTTTTGTCGTGTCTTGTTGAATGCAATGTTCAAAAGtcggcgagagagagaaagtttggTAAAACGAAACTGTGAGAAATCGGGGTAGAGGAGCCGGGGAATAGATATTAGATTCTGATTCCAAGCTGAGAACCAAAg is a window from the Juglans regia cultivar Chandler chromosome 7, Walnut 2.0, whole genome shotgun sequence genome containing:
- the LOC108983791 gene encoding GDSL esterase/lipase APG-like, with protein sequence MLQKMDINSKRTLLLVLSVALLRFGNGQDSTQLVPAIITFGDSAVDVGNNNYLPTIFKANYPPYGRDFVNHQPTGRFCNGKLATDITAETLGFKTYPPAYLSPQASGKNLLIGTNFASAASGYDENAAMINHAIPLSQQLEYFKEYQTKLATVAGSKKAASIIKDAIYILSAGSGDFLQNYYVNPLVNKAYTPDQYGTILVGAFSNFVKNLYGLGARKLGVTSLPPLGCVPLAITLLGNHENGCVSRINSDAQGFNKKINSAAANLQKKYPGLTIVIFDIYTPFYDLLKSPSKHGFLEARRGCCGTGTVETTSLLCNPKSPGTCSNATQYVFWDSVHPSEAANQVLADALIVQGIALIG
- the LOC108983788 gene encoding protein CHUP1, chloroplastic, which translates into the protein MVREKRDIKPLLFQFGLALALSFAGFLYSRLRDRNKRIKPSPPPAPRSLDHGSEFNFQGERAGHKDELDAVKASSSPSNIVFVAAERYEETYMPKVSLDSMVGVSPSSKGSVDKDGFLLPEFNDLVKEFDFTAANDGFSSNKGDEKSRSNMETPKAFRSADKDEYEQEIRYLRNMVRILRERERNLEVQLLEYYGLKEQETAVMELQNRLKINNMEAKLFTLKIESLQADNRRLEAQVGDRAKVVAELEAGRAKIKLLKKKLRSEAEQNKQQILALQQRVAKLKDQEYKVAPGDPNIQLNLQRLRDLEVEAEELRKSNMRLQIENTELSRRLESTQILANSVLEDPEAEALRLEREHLRHKNEDLEKDIERLQADRCSDAEELVYLKWINACLRYELRNYQPPDGKTVARDLSKTLSPKSEDKAKQLILEYANTEGMELYYEQWSSSQASVLTDSGELDDSSVDNASAARANSSNKTKFFSNIMKIIRGKDSDDNRVLSAEKVGYLEEVDSLRCSSGISTGMHGGNDGYSNRFSTSQGSSSTSLDLSRFRSPKEEHIKETDGVQTHSDYGYKRSVLGRDGADLAIRKLVGDYDTPEKSELVKYAEVLKDSYGEKPRIRRRSASACSF